One window of Mucilaginibacter inviolabilis genomic DNA carries:
- a CDS encoding Fur family transcriptional regulator, whose protein sequence is MAQTRNNFHFEDLLNKHHLKKTAPRLRVLSMMSSRSAATSQPDLESVMSDIDRVTLYRILNAFEEKGIIHKVFDLNGTANYALCSSNCDEGHHHDDHLHFNCTNCKNVYCLDDLHLPAITLPPGFEPTGFTLYATGLCPKCSKKAVKK, encoded by the coding sequence ATGGCACAAACCCGCAATAATTTTCATTTTGAAGATTTGCTGAACAAGCATCATTTAAAAAAGACCGCGCCGAGGCTCAGGGTTTTATCCATGATGTCGTCAAGAAGTGCAGCCACTTCCCAGCCCGATCTGGAAAGTGTGATGAGCGATATTGACCGTGTTACGCTTTATCGTATCCTGAATGCTTTTGAAGAAAAGGGTATTATCCACAAGGTATTTGATTTAAATGGTACGGCTAATTATGCGCTGTGTTCTTCTAATTGCGACGAGGGCCATCATCATGACGACCACCTGCACTTCAATTGTACTAATTGTAAAAATGTTTATTGTTTGGACGACCTGCATCTGCCGGCAATAACTCTTCCCCCTGGATTTGAACCTACTGGTTTTACACTATATGCTACCGGTTTATGCCCAAAATGCAGTAAAAAAGCGGTTAAAAAATGA
- a CDS encoding N-acetylmuramoyl-L-alanine amidase family protein, with amino-acid sequence MILNKKLFYIGINCGLLFLFLGLCSFTPGRDTIPSTSTFKFKTIIIDAGHGGKDPGARGSYSNEKTVTLAIAKRLKAAIDSQITSVKTIMTRTDDTFIPLNQRSAIANQNHGNLFISIHCNSSPEGNAAIAHKRKGVLLLVYGFHRLKEQEEAVRENSSIFIEKDYKQNYESYDESDPSNLIILNAYIQKYRKQSILFGDLLNTEFVDTNGRESNGVKEQGVLVLAHSAMPAVLIETGFINNPEEEDYLNSPEGQNEIVQSIIRAINNYKKAIGAL; translated from the coding sequence ATGATTCTTAATAAAAAGCTTTTCTACATCGGCATTAACTGCGGGCTGTTATTTTTATTTCTTGGTCTTTGTTCGTTTACGCCTGGTAGGGATACTATTCCAAGTACTTCTACTTTTAAGTTTAAAACCATCATTATTGATGCCGGCCATGGTGGTAAAGATCCTGGTGCCCGCGGATCATATTCTAACGAAAAAACGGTAACACTGGCCATCGCCAAAAGATTAAAGGCGGCTATTGACTCGCAGATCACCAGCGTTAAAACCATCATGACGCGTACCGATGATACTTTTATCCCGCTTAATCAGCGATCGGCTATTGCTAATCAGAATCATGGTAACCTGTTCATCTCTATACACTGTAATTCATCGCCCGAGGGTAATGCGGCTATAGCACACAAAAGAAAAGGGGTGTTATTACTGGTTTATGGTTTCCACCGTTTAAAAGAGCAGGAAGAAGCGGTGCGTGAAAACTCCTCCATATTTATTGAAAAAGATTACAAGCAAAATTATGAGAGCTATGACGAAAGCGATCCGTCTAACCTTATCATCCTCAATGCTTACATTCAAAAATACCGCAAGCAAAGTATCCTTTTTGGCGATTTGTTGAATACTGAATTTGTAGATACCAATGGTCGCGAAAGTAATGGCGTAAAAGAACAGGGCGTATTGGTACTGGCCCACAGCGCTATGCCTGCTGTGCTCATCGAAACAGGCTTTATCAATAACCCAGAGGAGGAAGATTATCTGAACTCACCCGAAGGCCAAAATGAGATTGTTCAGTCCATTATCAGGGCTATTAATAATTATAAAAAAGCAATAGGGGCTTTGTAA
- a CDS encoding GTP-binding protein — translation MEKKLPVTVLSGFLGSGKTTLLNHILHNKQNLKVAVIVNDMSEVNIDAQLVANQKTLSRTEEKLVEMSNGCICCTLREDLMIEVEKLAKEGRFDYLLIESTGISEPIPIAQTFNFADEEAGIDLSRFSVLDTMVTVVDCFNFYKDFGSSELLLNRDLVDDPNDRRTIVNLLTDQIEFADVILLNKTDLASPKQVKVLEAVITKLNPGAKILHTQFGRIDPAEILNTGLFDFDKASQSAGWIKELNGEHTPETEEYGISSTVFRSKKPFHPERFYHYLHHDFPQNIIRSKGLFWIASAPDDALNFSQAGGSSRLENAGVWWASMPYQKRIKFHDFVENQELIEKNWSKEFGDRHNELVFIGEHLNKEELTKELNSCLITDAEFLDLLAGKSFADPFNNH, via the coding sequence ATGGAAAAGAAATTACCGGTAACCGTACTTAGCGGTTTTTTAGGCAGCGGCAAAACAACCCTGCTTAACCACATACTGCATAACAAGCAGAACCTGAAAGTGGCCGTTATAGTGAATGATATGAGCGAGGTGAATATTGATGCGCAACTGGTGGCTAATCAAAAAACCTTATCGCGTACCGAAGAAAAACTGGTAGAAATGAGCAATGGCTGTATTTGCTGCACCCTGCGCGAGGATTTGATGATTGAGGTAGAAAAACTGGCCAAAGAAGGTAGGTTTGATTATTTACTGATAGAAAGCACAGGTATTTCTGAACCTATACCCATTGCCCAAACGTTTAATTTCGCTGATGAAGAAGCGGGTATCGATCTGAGTCGTTTTTCGGTATTAGATACGATGGTTACCGTGGTAGATTGCTTTAACTTTTATAAGGATTTTGGCAGCTCGGAGTTATTACTAAACCGCGATTTGGTTGATGATCCCAACGACCGCCGTACCATCGTTAACCTGCTTACCGACCAGATTGAATTTGCCGATGTGATACTGCTCAACAAAACCGACCTGGCATCACCCAAACAGGTAAAAGTATTGGAGGCAGTGATCACTAAACTAAACCCCGGCGCTAAAATATTACATACCCAATTTGGCCGGATTGATCCTGCCGAGATACTAAACACCGGACTATTTGATTTTGACAAAGCATCACAATCTGCCGGATGGATCAAGGAATTAAATGGCGAGCACACACCCGAAACTGAGGAATACGGTATAAGCTCAACCGTATTCCGGTCAAAAAAACCGTTTCATCCTGAAAGATTTTACCATTACCTGCACCATGATTTTCCGCAAAACATTATTCGCTCCAAAGGTTTGTTCTGGATAGCTTCGGCTCCTGACGATGCCTTGAATTTTTCGCAGGCCGGCGGTTCCTCGCGCCTGGAGAACGCTGGCGTCTGGTGGGCCAGCATGCCTTATCAAAAACGCATCAAATTTCACGACTTTGTAGAGAACCAGGAACTGATCGAAAAAAACTGGTCAAAAGAATTTGGCGATCGTCATAACGAACTTGTTTTTATAGGTGAGCACCTGAATAAGGAAGAATTAACAAAAGAGTTAAACAGCTGCCTGATCACAGATGCCGAATTTCTGGATCTTTTAGCCGGAAAATCCTTTGCCGATCCGTTTAATAATCATTAA
- a CDS encoding gluconokinase — MQAYILGIDIGTGSTKAVALTLTGEALGVVQSHYPINSPEPGYSEQDPLLIWQAFVKCMQDITTRIGYAPVAVSFSSAMHSIIPVDEMGMPLSPMITWADSRSEHIAQELRLSAQGPEIYRITGTPIHAMSPLCKLIWLRTNKPELFIPTDKFISIKEFIWFKLFTSFEIDYSIASATGLFDILKLDWSTEACALAGISVDKLSIPRNTTYYRDDLNQDTAALLNISPQTIFVIGASDGCCANLGSHTTGPGIAALTIGTSGAVRITSPKPVYNFEGMTFNYLLNQDTFVCGGAVNNGGIAINWLLQNFLQKEKLTSADYDQLFASIDTVPAASDGLIFLPYLYGERAPLWDTQTSGAFLNIKPAHTRAHFLRAALEGVCFALYDVLKTVEDASVNITQVNISGGFVSSATWTQILADITGKKLVVLQPEDASAVGAIYLAMQVLHPESYGQLTHIDHQTVIEPNTQNHERYSKLFPMFKKLYRDLMDSMHRLHELDI, encoded by the coding sequence ATGCAAGCATACATTTTAGGAATAGATATAGGCACAGGGAGCACTAAAGCGGTAGCCCTTACGCTTACCGGCGAGGCTTTAGGCGTGGTACAAAGTCATTACCCCATTAATAGTCCGGAGCCAGGTTACAGCGAACAGGATCCGTTGTTGATATGGCAGGCTTTTGTAAAATGCATGCAGGATATAACTACGCGGATAGGCTATGCACCCGTTGCGGTAAGTTTTAGCAGCGCCATGCATAGTATTATACCTGTTGATGAAATGGGAATGCCGCTATCGCCTATGATTACCTGGGCCGACTCGCGTAGCGAACATATTGCACAGGAACTGAGGCTTTCGGCACAAGGCCCCGAAATATATCGTATCACGGGTACACCCATACATGCCATGTCGCCCTTGTGTAAGCTCATCTGGTTGCGAACCAACAAACCGGAGTTGTTTATACCAACGGATAAATTTATATCGATCAAGGAGTTTATCTGGTTCAAGCTTTTTACAAGTTTTGAAATTGATTATTCCATCGCTTCGGCTACAGGTCTGTTTGATATACTAAAGTTGGATTGGAGTACCGAAGCATGTGCGTTGGCTGGTATCTCAGTCGATAAATTATCAATTCCCAGGAATACTACGTACTATCGTGATGATCTGAACCAGGATACAGCTGCTTTGCTGAATATCTCGCCGCAAACCATTTTTGTTATCGGGGCGAGCGATGGATGTTGTGCCAATTTGGGCAGCCATACCACCGGACCGGGCATTGCCGCGCTTACCATTGGTACCAGTGGTGCCGTACGTATCACCAGTCCTAAACCGGTGTATAATTTTGAAGGGATGACCTTTAACTATTTACTCAATCAGGATACTTTTGTATGCGGTGGCGCGGTAAATAATGGGGGGATAGCGATTAACTGGCTGCTGCAGAATTTTCTGCAAAAAGAAAAGCTAACATCTGCAGATTACGACCAATTATTTGCCTCGATAGATACTGTACCTGCAGCAAGCGATGGTTTGATCTTTTTACCTTATTTATACGGAGAGCGTGCACCGCTTTGGGATACCCAAACCAGCGGCGCATTTTTAAATATAAAACCGGCTCACACCCGTGCCCATTTTTTAAGGGCAGCGCTGGAAGGCGTTTGTTTTGCCTTGTATGATGTATTGAAAACGGTAGAAGATGCCTCGGTGAATATTACCCAGGTAAACATTAGCGGCGGCTTTGTAAGCTCGGCCACCTGGACACAGATCCTGGCCGATATTACCGGTAAAAAGCTGGTGGTATTACAACCTGAAGATGCCTCGGCCGTAGGGGCTATTTACCTGGCTATGCAGGTGTTGCATCCCGAAAGCTATGGTCAGCTTACCCATATAGATCATCAGACAGTTATCGAACCCAATACCCAAAACCATGAGCGGTACAGCAAATTATTTCCGATGTTTAAAAAGCTGTACCGTGATCTCATGGATTCTATGCACCGACTGCATGAATTAGATATTTAA
- a CDS encoding MerC domain-containing protein, whose translation MNIPKNTSWLDHIGITASTLCAIHCAIVPVLFTSLPLLGLNFLANVWIEWGMILLALTIGTYSIGLSYLRIHKRLLPLCLLIAGFAIILLGHVFVHGWSEVIIVPIGGLLIAAAHFINYKYIGTCKYLIKEKEKMAVCE comes from the coding sequence ATGAATATTCCAAAAAATACGTCCTGGCTTGATCATATCGGAATAACAGCATCAACGTTGTGTGCTATACATTGCGCTATAGTACCGGTGCTGTTTACCAGTTTGCCATTGCTGGGTTTAAATTTTTTGGCCAATGTTTGGATAGAATGGGGAATGATTCTGCTGGCATTAACCATCGGGACATATTCCATAGGCTTGTCTTACCTGCGCATACACAAACGGTTGTTGCCTTTATGTTTGCTGATAGCAGGTTTTGCCATTATTTTGCTGGGGCATGTGTTTGTACATGGTTGGTCTGAAGTAATTATAGTACCAATCGGCGGATTGCTGATTGCAGCAGCGCATTTTATAAATTATAAATATATAGGTACCTGCAAATATTTAATAAAAGAAAAGGAAAAAATGGCTGTATGTGAGTGA
- a CDS encoding serine/threonine protein kinase — MSKVFTITEGLENMGALRTGGQGSVYKGRRYGPIITAVKLLPTPIHTESTDDKNFRNFQNEVEKLKKVNEEPNPNVVKILNSGITESGSFPFIEMEFIDGPDLEDLLKPPHEPIFTIKEIIKLADQLANALSHCHKVSVKHGDIKSNNVKFNIHTGNYVLLDFGLSAMSDDQRRTSIRHAGAIEFMAPEQNEGLMYFQTDVYSYGVILYELIAGQVPFPLRDNGETARNAVMLAHMESPVPDVMELRRNNLPESWADKKKEHEMLVPAWLLQIVAKCLKKDPDDRFADGIELQETLMHSSISAVSNNQGDDTWNSSVLLKENERLQGLLLYYQEAENNKTIQPAIGEGIERPVDDGKQVRMSKPIFLLFMFLLCGFTVFSAVVLSKYGDKIYHGVYNRLFKSAKKPVDSTKNVILPQKKEPEKQQPDTTPANDESGIPPDVDSQADSILKGMKYKKSGKEEPQFYRDSAKTKDTSNLNF; from the coding sequence ATGAGCAAAGTATTTACAATAACCGAGGGTTTAGAAAATATGGGTGCTTTACGAACGGGCGGCCAGGGCTCAGTTTACAAAGGCAGGCGCTACGGCCCCATCATTACCGCAGTAAAACTATTACCTACCCCCATCCATACCGAAAGTACCGACGATAAGAATTTTCGTAATTTTCAAAACGAGGTTGAAAAGCTAAAAAAGGTAAACGAAGAACCTAACCCTAATGTAGTTAAGATCCTGAATTCGGGCATTACAGAAAGTGGTTCGTTTCCGTTTATCGAAATGGAATTTATTGATGGCCCAGATCTGGAGGATCTGTTGAAGCCGCCACACGAGCCCATCTTCACCATTAAAGAGATCATTAAACTGGCCGATCAGTTGGCTAACGCCTTGTCGCACTGCCATAAGGTCTCTGTAAAGCACGGTGATATCAAAAGCAATAACGTCAAATTTAATATCCATACGGGAAATTATGTATTGTTGGATTTTGGTCTTTCGGCCATGTCCGATGATCAGCGCCGTACCAGTATCCGTCACGCCGGGGCCATAGAGTTTATGGCGCCCGAGCAAAATGAGGGGCTGATGTATTTTCAGACCGACGTATACAGCTATGGCGTTATTCTTTATGAGTTAATAGCGGGCCAGGTACCGTTCCCACTACGCGATAATGGCGAAACCGCGCGTAATGCCGTAATGCTGGCCCATATGGAATCGCCGGTGCCGGATGTGATGGAACTGCGCAGAAACAATCTGCCAGAAAGTTGGGCCGATAAGAAAAAAGAGCACGAAATGCTGGTGCCGGCCTGGCTGCTTCAAATAGTAGCCAAATGCCTTAAAAAAGACCCGGATGATAGGTTTGCTGACGGTATTGAGCTGCAGGAAACGCTGATGCACAGTAGTATATCGGCAGTAAGCAATAACCAGGGTGATGACACCTGGAACTCGTCTGTATTGCTCAAAGAGAACGAGCGTTTGCAAGGCCTGCTTTTGTATTACCAGGAGGCTGAGAATAATAAAACCATTCAGCCGGCGATAGGTGAAGGGATTGAAAGACCTGTAGACGATGGAAAGCAGGTGCGCATGTCGAAACCGATTTTTTTATTGTTTATGTTTCTACTGTGCGGGTTTACCGTGTTTTCGGCAGTAGTGCTGAGCAAATATGGCGACAAGATATATCACGGAGTTTATAACCGGCTTTTTAAATCGGCAAAAAAGCCCGTGGATTCTACCAAAAACGTTATTCTTCCTCAAAAGAAGGAGCCGGAAAAACAACAACCAGATACAACTCCTGCTAATGATGAATCGGGTATACCACCAGATGTTGACTCGCAGGCCGATTCGATACTTAAGGGGATGAAATATAAAAAATCAGGAAAAGAGGAGCCCCAGTTTTATCGCGACAGCGCCAAAACAAAGGACACGTCCAATTTGAATTTTTAG
- a CDS encoding phosphatase PAP2-related protein, whose translation MPNTALYRLKQNWLTAYDTSLKQVKLLIGSILITAIINIMPGFFRGIEDRNGIVLNDWVLTHLPAYDVSIPIFALIWGMGILMAVRAFYKPAVCTTYIWTLIFVCIARFISLTLVKLDPPTGLVPLVDPLTSYFYGHASITKDLFFSGHTSTMVLIYLHLERKRDKAIALIAALVVMALLLIQHIHYTMDVLAAPVIVYCCYRFARAFNL comes from the coding sequence GTGCCCAATACCGCTCTATATAGATTAAAACAAAACTGGTTAACCGCTTATGATACCAGTTTAAAACAAGTCAAGCTACTCATTGGCAGTATCCTTATTACGGCTATTATTAATATTATGCCAGGTTTTTTCAGGGGAATTGAAGACCGTAATGGCATAGTACTTAATGATTGGGTACTCACCCATTTACCGGCTTATGATGTTTCGATACCCATTTTTGCCTTGATATGGGGCATGGGTATCCTGATGGCCGTTAGGGCTTTTTATAAACCGGCCGTTTGCACTACCTATATCTGGACACTGATATTTGTTTGTATCGCCCGTTTCATATCGCTCACATTGGTAAAGCTCGATCCTCCCACAGGCCTTGTTCCCCTGGTTGACCCGCTTACCAGTTATTTTTATGGGCATGCCTCCATCACCAAAGATCTCTTCTTTTCGGGCCATACCTCTACCATGGTGCTTATTTATCTCCATCTAGAAAGAAAGCGTGACAAAGCTATCGCGCTTATTGCTGCCCTTGTTGTAATGGCATTACTCCTTATACAACACATCCATTATACTATGGATGTATTGGCCGCTCCGGTAATAGTTTACTGTTGCTACCGCTTTGCCCGGGCTTTTAACCTGTAA
- a CDS encoding glycoside hydrolase family 20 protein, with protein sequence MINTCTAILKTIRYTLCFCLLMNVVYAQIKEQGIIPKPYHIQKNGEVFRFSPSSGIAIGSGISTDNLIFFNQYFCQLAGYSLSVKKTTAPSIQLNIDSNKITAPEGYHLSVTSKQINIIGHDQAGVFYGLQSLLQLLHQSNGKITVQGCTIEDHPRFAYRGMHLDVCRHFFKVDAIKKWIDMLALYKINTFHWHLTDDQGWRIEIKKYPLLQSISAYRDETIIGHKKDSPHRFDGKPYGGYYTQDEVKEVVGYAMDRHISIIPEIEMPGHALAALAAYPQLGCTGGPYKTATYWGIFDDVYCAGNEQTFTFLQNVLDEVLPLFPSKYIHIGGDECPKTKWKTCPKCQQRIKDEHLKDEHELQSYFIGRMEKYLNSKGRQIIGWDEILEGGLAPGATVMSWTGEEGGIAAAKLHHNAIMTPEKYVYLDYYQSLYPSEPLAGGGYTPLSKVYNYEPITKELSGDEAKYIKGVQANAWSEYLASTAQAEYQIFPRILALAEIGWTDKVNKNYPNFLKRLRYEQPLLKQLNINAADTFDEITDSVMESADHQVQLALSSTLPGGQIYYTTDGTVPEGKSKKYSKPFIVSASGHIKAAVFSDTKQYGRVYEKDFHLHKAIGKTVTLVNQPQGGYNPGNTFGLVNGVFGSKLYNDGQWYGFNGDDLEAVVDLGKIQPVSQLGINILKYHWQKMWEPTLLTFETSTDGENYTEVYRQTTFNDNGINAVRANIKATQARYIRVKGTNKGIIPPGEYIAGAKAWLMVDELIVR encoded by the coding sequence ATGATCAATACCTGCACCGCTATTTTAAAAACCATCCGCTATACTTTATGCTTTTGTTTACTGATGAATGTGGTATATGCTCAAATCAAAGAGCAGGGTATTATACCAAAGCCTTACCATATCCAAAAAAACGGTGAAGTATTCAGGTTTTCGCCATCATCAGGTATTGCAATCGGGTCGGGTATCAGCACCGACAATCTGATTTTTTTCAACCAATATTTTTGTCAACTGGCAGGATATAGCTTATCAGTCAAAAAAACTACTGCTCCATCCATCCAATTAAATATCGACTCTAATAAGATCACAGCGCCCGAAGGTTATCATCTATCCGTAACCTCAAAACAGATCAATATTATTGGTCACGATCAGGCAGGCGTATTTTATGGTTTACAATCGCTTCTACAGCTGCTGCATCAATCAAACGGAAAAATAACAGTACAGGGCTGTACAATTGAAGATCATCCACGATTTGCTTATCGGGGGATGCACCTGGATGTGTGTCGTCATTTTTTTAAGGTAGATGCCATTAAAAAATGGATCGATATGTTGGCACTCTACAAGATCAATACTTTTCATTGGCATTTGACTGACGACCAGGGCTGGCGCATCGAGATCAAAAAATATCCCTTATTACAAAGTATTTCGGCCTATCGTGATGAAACCATTATTGGTCATAAAAAGGATAGCCCGCACCGGTTTGATGGCAAACCTTATGGCGGCTATTATACTCAGGATGAAGTTAAAGAAGTGGTGGGATATGCTATGGATCGGCATATCAGCATTATTCCTGAAATTGAAATGCCCGGTCATGCATTGGCGGCATTGGCTGCTTATCCACAACTGGGGTGTACCGGCGGCCCCTACAAAACAGCAACCTATTGGGGTATTTTTGATGATGTGTATTGTGCCGGTAACGAGCAAACTTTTACTTTTTTGCAAAATGTACTGGATGAGGTATTGCCGTTATTTCCATCCAAATATATCCACATTGGTGGCGACGAGTGCCCTAAAACCAAATGGAAAACCTGCCCTAAATGCCAGCAGCGTATTAAGGATGAGCATTTGAAAGATGAGCACGAGCTGCAAAGCTATTTCATCGGTCGCATGGAAAAATACCTGAACAGCAAAGGCCGCCAGATTATTGGCTGGGACGAGATACTGGAAGGCGGATTAGCCCCCGGAGCAACCGTAATGAGTTGGACAGGCGAGGAGGGTGGCATTGCTGCGGCGAAGTTGCACCACAACGCCATCATGACCCCCGAAAAATACGTTTACCTGGATTACTACCAATCCTTGTATCCCAGTGAGCCATTGGCCGGAGGAGGCTATACTCCTTTAAGTAAAGTATACAACTACGAGCCGATAACCAAAGAATTAAGCGGCGATGAAGCCAAATATATTAAAGGTGTGCAAGCCAATGCATGGAGTGAGTACCTTGCCAGTACCGCGCAAGCCGAGTATCAGATATTTCCACGGATACTGGCTTTGGCCGAAATTGGGTGGACAGATAAAGTAAATAAAAACTACCCCAACTTTTTGAAACGGTTACGCTACGAACAACCATTACTTAAACAATTAAATATCAATGCTGCTGATACTTTTGACGAAATTACCGACAGTGTAATGGAGTCGGCAGATCATCAGGTACAGTTGGCTTTAAGCAGCACATTGCCGGGTGGACAAATCTATTATACCACCGATGGAACTGTGCCGGAGGGAAAAAGTAAAAAGTATAGTAAACCGTTTATCGTATCCGCATCAGGACATATAAAGGCAGCCGTATTCAGTGATACTAAGCAATACGGACGCGTTTATGAAAAAGATTTTCATCTCCACAAAGCCATCGGAAAAACGGTAACGCTGGTCAATCAACCACAGGGTGGATATAACCCCGGCAACACATTTGGTCTGGTGAACGGAGTTTTTGGCAGTAAACTATATAACGACGGACAATGGTACGGTTTCAATGGTGATGATTTGGAGGCGGTAGTTGATCTGGGGAAAATTCAGCCGGTATCACAGCTGGGTATCAATATTTTAAAATACCACTGGCAAAAAATGTGGGAACCCACACTGCTCACTTTTGAAACATCAACAGATGGTGAAAACTATACCGAAGTATATCGCCAAACCACTTTTAACGATAATGGCATCAATGCGGTAAGGGCGAATATAAAAGCTACACAAGCTCGGTACATCCGTGTAAAAGGCACTAATAAAGGCATCATCCCACCCGGCGAATATATTGCCGGTGCCAAAGCTTGGTTAATGGTGGATGAGTTGATAGTGCGGTAG
- the rhaT gene encoding L-rhamnose/proton symporter RhaT, whose translation MQIIFGVFFHFVGGFASGSFYIPYKKVKGWAWESYWIVGGIFSWFIVPPLAAWLTIPGFADIISHTESSVIGWTYLMGLLWGIGGLTYGLGVRYLGVSLGSTIILGLCSVFGALIPSVYYDIFPKAGKDTFSMMLHSSWGQMVLLGILLCVAGIVICGKAGMMKEKELSANGTIAQENKDYRFGLGILVAIVSGVLSACFNFGIEAGKSMADTANQLWQAAHPAQGNFLFQNNVTYIVILWGGLTTNFIWCMILNARNKTFGNYTDKKTPLLKNYLFAALAGTTWFLQFFFYGMGESKMGNGASSWILHMAFIILIANMWGLVLKEWKGVSKKALATVIAGIAVIILSVLVVGYGNSIK comes from the coding sequence ATGCAAATAATCTTTGGAGTTTTTTTCCATTTTGTCGGCGGTTTTGCCTCGGGAAGCTTTTATATCCCTTACAAAAAAGTTAAGGGCTGGGCCTGGGAAAGCTACTGGATAGTGGGCGGTATTTTTTCCTGGTTCATCGTACCTCCGCTGGCCGCATGGTTAACCATTCCGGGTTTTGCAGATATTATCAGCCATACCGAAAGTTCTGTTATCGGCTGGACATACCTTATGGGCCTGCTTTGGGGCATCGGTGGACTCACCTATGGTCTGGGCGTACGATACTTAGGGGTATCCCTGGGTAGCACGATTATATTAGGCCTTTGCTCCGTTTTTGGCGCGCTGATACCATCGGTTTATTACGATATTTTTCCAAAAGCAGGCAAGGATACTTTTAGCATGATGCTGCATTCGTCATGGGGCCAGATGGTACTGCTGGGCATTTTGCTATGCGTAGCGGGCATTGTGATATGTGGCAAAGCAGGTATGATGAAAGAAAAAGAATTATCGGCCAATGGGACAATAGCACAAGAAAATAAAGACTATCGCTTTGGCCTGGGTATATTGGTAGCTATTGTATCTGGTGTGCTGAGCGCCTGTTTTAACTTTGGCATAGAGGCAGGTAAAAGCATGGCCGATACCGCTAATCAGCTTTGGCAGGCTGCTCACCCTGCCCAGGGTAATTTCCTGTTTCAGAACAACGTTACTTATATTGTTATACTGTGGGGTGGCTTAACTACCAACTTTATATGGTGCATGATATTAAATGCACGTAATAAAACTTTTGGCAATTACACCGATAAAAAAACACCCCTGCTTAAAAATTACCTGTTTGCGGCGCTGGCAGGAACTACCTGGTTTTTGCAGTTCTTTTTTTACGGCATGGGCGAAAGCAAAATGGGCAATGGTGCCAGCTCCTGGATACTGCACATGGCCTTCATTATCCTGATAGCCAATATGTGGGGGCTGGTATTAAAAGAATGGAAAGGCGTAAGTAAAAAGGCATTGGCCACCGTAATAGCCGGCATCGCAGTCATTATTTTATCGGTACTGGTAGTTGGGTATGGCAATTCAATTAAGTAA